In the Streptomyces spororaveus genome, GGTCTCCCCGTCCGCGAGCCCCTCGGCGCCCGTCGAGCTCGGGTCCCGCGTCCTGGAGGGCCTCGGCGGCGAAGCCTTCCTGGAGGACAAGCTCAGCCCCGCCGGGGCCAGCGCCGCGCAGTCCCGCACCGTGCGCATTGTGTTCCGTACCTCGAACGTCATCGTCACCATCGAGTACAGCGTGCAGCCCGCACTGCCCGGCACGGTCCCGCCGAGCACCGAAACCCAGGAAAGCGCACGGCAGTTGGCGGATGCCCTGGCCGAGCGTTTCAGCGAGTGAGCGGTGCGCGCCGCGGCCTCGCGTGACGGCGCGCACAGCAGGCGGGTACCCGATCGGGCTACCGTTGCCCGGGTCCCGTGTCCGAAGAACAACCGACAAACGTACTGAAGGAACCATGCACCGATCAGCCTCGCGCCTCACCCGCGTTCTCGCCTGCGCAGCCGTCCCGGTGATCCTCACCGTCGCCGGGTGTTCGTCCGACTCGGGTAAGGACACGGGCTCGAAGGGCGAGAAGACGTCCGGTTCGTCCTCGTCCGCCAAGCCCAACCCGAAGTCCTCCAAGACGCTGGAGAAGGCGACCTTCGCCGCGCTGCCGGACCCCTGCAAGGCGCTCCAGGCACCGACGATAGAAACGCTCGTCCCGGAGGTGAAGGACAAGAACGGGCAGGCGCCCAAGTCGAACGACGTGGCCACCCGTACCAGCTGCGCCTGGAACGGCCTGGACGCGGACGGCCTGAAGGGCTCGCAGTTCCGCTGGCTCTCGCTCTCCTTCTTCCGCTACGACTCCGACGCCGCCCTCGGCAGCGCCAACAAGCGTGCGGAGGAGCAGTACAACAAGGAGATCGAGACGGCGAAGTCCGAGGAGGGCGCGCAGGCCCCGAAGGCGGAGGCGGTGGCCGGGATCGGCGACCAGGCGACGTCGGTGATCTACACGGTGAAGAAGGACGTGGACTCGTTCAACACCTCGATCGTGGCGCGCGCGCAGAACGTGGTCGTCCGGCTCGACTACAACGGCGCCGCGTACGAGGGGGCCGGCGCGCCGGACCACGCGAAGCTGCTGCAGGACGCGATCACGGCGGCCAAGGAGGCTGTGACCTCGGTGGACGCGGCCAACAAGGCGCCGGCGGAGCAGCCGCAGTCCCCGCAGCCCCAGTAGGGACGGGTGCGGGGCGGGGCCTCCTGGGGCACTGACATCCAGTCACCCGTACGCTGTGCCTGCCGCAGCTCGGTAAAGGCGCGGTAAGTGCCCAGTACTCAGCACCAGCACTCTGCGCTCGGTATGTGCTCGACAAGGGGAGGGGATCGCGGGTGGCCGCGATGCAACTGACTCGTACGCACCGGATACTCATAGGTGTGGTGGTCGCGGGTGCCGTGGTCATCGCGGGGATCGGGTTCGCGGGCTCGTACTCCGCGGTGCGTGCCCTCGCCCTGCAGAAGGGGTTCGGCAGCTTCTCGCTGGTGTTCCCGATAGGTATCGACGCGGGCATCTGTGTGCTGCTCGCGCTGGACCTGCTGCTGACCTGGCTCCGGATCCCCTTCCCTCTGCTGCGCCAGACGGCGTGGCTGCTGACGGCCGCGACGATCGCCTTCAACGGTGCAGCCTCCTGGCCGGATCCGCTCGGTGTCGGGATGCATGCCGTGATCCCGATGCTGTTCGTGGTGACGGTGGAGGCCGCCCGGCACGCCGTGGGCCGGATCGCGGACATCACCGCGGACCGGCACATGGAGGGTGTGCGCATCACGCGCTGGCTGCTCTCGCCGGTGCCGACCTTCAAGCTGTGGCGCCGGATGAAGCTGTGGGAGCTGCGCTCCTACGAGCAGGCGGTCGGCATGGAGCAGGACCGGCTGATCTACCAGGCCCGGCTGCAGGCGCGGTACGGGCGTGCGTGGCGGCGCAAGGCCCCGGTGGAGGCGCTGATGCCGCTGAAGCTGGCGAAGATCGGTGTGCCGCTCGCGGAGACGACCGCGGAGGCGCTGGCGGCGACGGGCATCGAGCCGGCGGTCCTGCCTCCGGTGGAGCAGCGGGCCCAGCAGCAGGTGGAGCAGCAGGTCCAGCAGGCTCCGGCGCTGGCGGCCGCGCCCGGCTTCGCGCAGCAGGCCGCGCAGGACCAGGGCCAGCAGGCACAGGCCCAGGCGCAGGCCCCGGGCCAGCAGCCGCAGCCGCAGAACCCGGCCGCCGCCCCCGGCGCCGTCCAGCACGCCCCGCCGGCGTTCGCGGTGGACCCGACGGCGATGCCCGCGGCCCACAACAGCGCGTGGTTCGCCGCGCCGCTGGCGCCGCAGGCGGCGTACGAGGGCGGCTACAACCCGCAGTACGTGGAGGGCCTGGAGCCGACCCCGGTCCTGCCGCCGATGGGCCCGGACGAGGAGCAGCCGGCGCAGCAGGAGCTCCCGATCCCGGCTCCGCGTCAGGAGGAGGCCCCGGTGCAGGGTCCCGAGACCCCGGACGAGGCCGAGTTCGCCGAGGCGGCGTACAAGGTGTTCTGCGCGCTGGTCGACGAGAAGCAGGACTACCCGTCGGCGGAGGCCCTCGACATACACCTGTCGGACGGCTACGGCGTGACCCACCCGCGCAGCGGTTCGCTGCTGCGCCGGATGATCCCGGCGTTCAAGCAGCGCCACCACAAGGACCGTGAGGCCGAGCACATCGCCTGACGGCCGCGGACGGACAGCGGGAAGGGCCCGCACCCCGAGGGGTGCGGGCCCTTCCGCGTGGTTCCCGCGGGCTCAGACGGCGAGCAGCTTGCGCACGCGGTCGGCGCCCACGGCCAGGAGCAGCGTGGGCAGTCGCGGCCCGGTCTCCCGGGTCACGAGCAGCCGGTAGAGCAGCGCGAAGAAGGTGCGCTGGGCGACCTTGAGTTCGGGCGTCGGCTTGGCGTCGGGCTCAAGCCCGGCCATGACCTTCGGGACGCCGTAGACGAGGGTGGTCAGTCCGTCCAGGGACCAGTGCGAGTCGAGCCCGTCGAGCAGCAGTCGCAGCGACTCGCGGCCCTCGTCGTCCAGGGACGACAGGAGCTCGGTGTCGGCCTCCTCGCGGACGAGGGTGCGCTGGTCGGCCGGGACCTGGGTGGTGATCCAGTTCTCGGCACGGTCCAGGCGCGGCCGTACCTCGTCGAGGGAGGTGAGCGGCTGCGTCGGGTCGAGGTCGGTCAGGATGCGCAGGGTCTGCTCGTCGTGGCCGGCGGTGATGTCGGCGACGGAAGCGAGGGTCCGGTACGGGAGCGGGCGCGGGGTGCGCGGCAGCTCGGCGGCGGCGGTGCGCACCGCGCGGGTGTGCGCGGCGGCGTCGGCGGGCAGCACCGAGCCGTCGGCGACCTTGGCCTCCAGCTTGTCCCACTCGTCGTAGAGCCGCTGGATCTCCTGGTCGAAGGCGATCTTGAAGGACTGGTTGGGGCGGCGGCGGGCGTAGAGCCAGCGCAGCAGCTGCGGCTCCATGATCTTCAGCGCGTCGGCCGGGGTCGGGACCCCGCCCTTGCTGGAGGACATCTTCGCCATGCCGCTGATGCCGACGAACGCGTACATCGGTCCGATCGGCTGCTCGCCGCCGAAGATGTGCACGATCTGGCCGCCGACCTGGAAGGACGAGCCGGGCGAGGAGTGGTCGACGCCGGAGGGCTCGAAGATCACGCCCTCGAAGGCCCAGCGCATGGGCCAGTCGACCTTCCAGACGAGCTTGCCGCGGTTGAACTCGCTGAGCTTGACCGTCTCGGTGAACTCGTCCTCGGTGCAGACGTAGGTCATCTCGGTGGTCTCGTCGTCGTACGAGGTGACCTTGGTGAAGTCCTTGCCGCACTGCCCGCAGTACGGCTTGTACGGGAAGTACCCGCCCTCGCCGCTGCTGCCGTCGTCCTCGGCGGCCGCGCCGGAGCCCTCGGCGGCTTCCAGCTCGGCCTCGTCGACCTGCTTCTGCTGGGGCTTCTTGCCGCCCGGCTTCTGCTTGGTGCGGTACTGGTCGAGGACGGCGTCGATGTCGCCGCGGTGCTTCATCGCGAACAGCACCTGCTCGCGGTAGACGCCGCTCGTGTACTGCTCGGTCTGGCTGATGGGGTCGTAGTCCACGCCCATCTCGGCCATGGCCTCGACGAAGACGGCCTTGAAGTGCTCGGCCCAGTTCGGGTACGCGGATCCGGCCGGGGCGGGCACTGAGGTCAGCGGCTTGCCGATGTGCTGGGCCCACGACTCGTCGATGCCGGGCACGCCGGCGGGCACCTTGCGGTACCGGTCGTAGTCGTCCCAGGAGATGAGGTGGCGGACCTCGATGCCCCGGCGGCGGATCTCGTCCGCGACCAGGTGCGGGGTCATGACCTCACGGAGGTTGCCCAGGTGGATGGGGCCGGAGGGGGAGAGTCCGGACGCGACGACGACAGGTTTGCCGGGTGCTCGGCGCTCCGCCTCGGCGATGACCTCGTCCGCGAAACGGGAGACCCAGTCGGTCTCGGTGCTGCTCTGAGCCACGACACGTCCTTCTATCTCGAATGCTGGCTTCAGCCATTCTCCCAGACGGAAAGGGCCGCTCCGAGGTTGCTTGCCGACCGCGCCGAGCCCGTCAGCCGTCGCCGACCGGGATCCGCCCGAGTCGCCGCACCGCGGCGAGGATCTGCTGCTGCCCGGCGTCCAGCGCCATGGGCATCAGCACGAGCGGGCTGCCGTGACGGAGGAGACTCCCAGCAGCACGCTGAACACCAGCCCGCCGGACCCGGCGGCACGCAGCTCCAGCGGTCCGACCTCGGGGAGAGCGTCTGCGCCGCGCAGGGTGATGCGGTCCATCCCGGCACAGTAGCGGCGGGGAAATCCCGAAATCCGGCCGGTCCCTCCGTGGGATACTCGGGGCTTGTCGGAACAACCAAGTGCACCCACCGGCACAACCTCACAGGAACGGCAGCTCATGGCCTCGGTCCCTTCCCTCGCTTCTTCCGTCAATCAGCGCGTCGCGGACGCCCTTGCCTCCGCCCTGCCGGAGGCCGGTGGCGCGGACCCGCTGCTGCGACGAAGCGACCGGGCCGACTTCCAGGCCAACGGCATCCTGGCGCTCGCGAAGAAGGCGAAGGCCAACCCGCGCGAGCTGGCGGCGACCGTGGTCGAGGGCATCCCGACGGGTGACCTGATCCAGGAGATCGAGGTCTCGGGCCCCGGCTTCCTCAACATCACCATCACCGACCGGGCGATCATCGAGACGCTGGCCGCGCGGGCCGGCGACGACCGTCTGGGCGTGCCGCTCGCGGCGAACCCGGGCACCACGGTGATCGACTACGCGCAGCCGAACGTGGCCAAGGAGATGCACGTCGGGCACCTGCGCTCGGCCGTGATCGGCGCGGCGATGGTGGAGATCCTGGAGTTCACGGGCGAGAAGGTGGTCCGTCGCCACCACATCGGCGACTGGGGCACCCAGTTCGGCATGCTCATCCAGTACCTGCTGGAGCACCCGCACGAGCTGGACCACAAGTCGGACGAGGAGGTCTCCGGCGAGGAGGCCATGTCCAACCTGAACCGGCTGTACAAGGCCTCGCGCGCGCTCTTCGACTCGGACGAGGAGTTCAAGACGCGGGCCCGGGCCCGGGTGGTGGACCTCCAGGCGGGCGACCCGGAGACCCTCTCCCTGTGGCAGCGGTTCGTCGACGAGTCGAAGATCTACTTCTACTCCGTCTTCAACAAGCTGGACATGGACATCCAGGACCCCGACGTGGTCGGCGAGTCCGGCTACAACGACATGCTGGTGGAGACCTGCAAGCTGCTGGAGGAGTCGGGCGTCGCCGTCCGCTCCAACGGCGCGCTGTGCGTGTTCTTCGACGACGTCAAGGGCCCGGACGGCAACCCGACCCCGCTGATCGTGCAGAAGTCGGACGGCGGCTTCGGCTACGCGGCGACCGACCTGTCGGCGATCCGCGACCGGGTGGGCAACCTGAACGCCTCGACGCTGCTCTACGTCGTGGACGCCCGCCAGTCCCTGCACTTCAAGATGGTCTTCGAGACGGCCCGGCGGGCCGGCTGGCTGAACGACGAGGTCAAGGCCGTCCAGCTGGCGTTCGGCACGGTGCTCGGCAAGGACGGCAAGCCGTTCAAGACCCGTGAGGGCGAGACGGTCCGGCTGGTGGACCTGCTGGACGAGGCGGTGGACCGGGCCGCGTCGGTCGTGCGCGAAAAGGCGCAGGACCTCACCGAGTCGGAGATCGCCGAGCGCGCGGCACAGGTCGGCATCGGTGCGGTGAAGTACGCGGACCTGTCGACTTCGGCGGCCCGTGACTACAAGTTCGACCTGGACCAGATGGTGTCGCTGACGGGTGACACCTCCGTGTACCTCCAGTACGCGTACGCCCGTATCCAGTCGATCCTGCGCAAGGCCGGGGACGCGCGGCCCGCCGCCCACCCGGAGCTGGCCCTCACGCCGGCCGAGCGTGCGCTGGGCCTGCACCTGGACCACTTCGGCGAGCTGATCGCCGAGGCGGCCGCGGAGTACGCCCCGCACAAGGTGGCGGCGTACCTCTACCAGCTGGCGTCGCTGTACACGACGTTCTACGCGGAGTGCCCGGTACTCAAGGCCGACACCCCTGAGCAGGTCGAGAACCGCCTGTTCCTGTGCGACCTGACGGCCCGCACGCTGACGAAGGGCATGGCTCTCCTCGGTATCCGCACTCCCGAGAAGCTCTGACCTCGCTCGATCCGCACAACCCGCGTCAAATGTGTACGGCCCCGGCAGCTGCTGCCGGGGTCGTACGCATTTCGTGATCTCCCCGGCCCCTACGATCCACCCGACCCCACTAATCTGATCGTGTTCAAAACTTAGTGGGGGGAACACACACGTGAAGAGCTTCAAGCGCATGGCCGCCGTGGCCGCGGTGGCCGTCGCCGGTCCGACCATCCTGACCGCGACGCCCGCGATGGCCGCCGACCAGCCGGCCGTCATCGTCCCGGACGTGGCGCCCAAGGACGACGCCGCCGACGCCGGTACGCCGACCCCGGCCGTGCCGGGCGTCCAGACCTCGGCACCGGCACCGGCACCGGTCCCCGCGCCCGCCGTCCCCGCGCCCGCCGTTCCGGACGCCCAGGCGCCCGCGCCGCAGCCGGCGCCCGTCGCCGAGAAGGCGGCGAAGGACGCCAAGAGCCAGGCGGACACACAGGACGCCGAGGACGAGGCCGACGGGATCCTCATGGGTCCCGAGGTCACGGTCGCGGGCATCCCGAAGAACGGTTTCAAGGCCGACGGCAGCTGGACCACGCTGCAGGTCACGGTCGACAACGGCGGCCACATCGCCGTGCCGAACTACACGCCCAGCATCTCCGTCGACGGGTACGGCGCCGAGTTCAAGCCCTCCCAGATCAAGGTCGAGTGGCAGACGCCCGGCGGAACCTGGCAGCCCGCCAAGCTGGCCCAGGGCGAGGCGCACGGCTCCAGCCTCCAGTACAGCTTCGGAACCGACCCGTCCCTCGCCAAGGGCACCTCCTACACGGTCGACGTGCGGATCGCCTTCGCCAAGGACACCCCGGTGGTGCCCTTCGACCTGACCTCGGCCGGCCAGAGCCGCGTCGGGAACCACGTCAACCACTCGCCCTCCGCCTGGTACAACGCCACGATCGCCGGTGCGGTCGACGACCGCGAGAACCCCTTCGTCGAGGGCCCGGCGCTGACGGTGAACGGCGTGCCGGAGACCATCAAGGCCGGCGGTGACTGGACGAACCTGTCCGTCCGCGTGGACAACTCCGGGAAGGAAGCCCTCAAGGGCTTCAACGTCGGGCTGGTACTGGCCCGTCCCGACTGGGTCAAGATGAAGCCCTCCCAGATCAAGGTCGAGGTCCTGAGCAAGGACAAGAACGGGAAGGCCGGCTGGCACGAGGCCGAGGTCTGGTCCGAGGAGGAGAGCGTCTTCTTCGGCATCGACCTCGCGGGCGGCCCGGTCGCGGCCGGCCAGAGCTTCGACGTCCAGTTCCGGATCCGCTTCGCCGCCGACGCTCCGCTCGGCGCCGTCAGCATCTTCTCGTGGGGCTCGTCCCAGGTCGGCCCGGACACCCCGACGCCGTGGGCGGACTCGCGGTCCAGGGCCCGCCTGACGACCATCGTCGCCGCCTCCACGGACACGGGCGGGAACGGCAACCAGCCGAACCCGAACGGTGGCGCCAAGCCGATCACCGACACGACCGGCACCACGGGCACGACCGGCACCACCGGTGGCGAACTGGCCGCCACCGGCAGCGACCCGGCCACCACCTGGGCCCTCGGCGGCGCGGGTGTGGCCCTCGCCATGGGCGCCGCCCTGGTCGCGGGCACCGGTCGCCGCCGCCGCACCACCGCCTGAGCACGAACCGCGTTCACCCGTACGGCCCGACCCGGGCCGTACGGGCGGACCGGCCCCGGGGACCCGGGGTGGCGGAGGACCCGTACACATTTCGCAATCCTGTAGCCCTCTGCAAGCTCCCCCCGTCTCACTAACCTTGGCGCCTCCCAAGGGGTTTGGGGTGGCTCCGGACCTGTCCGGAGCCCGGGGAGGTAAAGAGCATGCAGTTCAAGCGCATGGCCGTCGTGGCAGCAGCCGCGGTGGCCGGCCAAACACTCCTGATGGCCGCACCCGCGATGGCCGAGGAGCAACCGGCGGTGACCGCGCCGGACGTGGTACCCGAGGACACCGCCGGGCCGTCGGACGAGGCGCAGGCACCGGCGAAGGAGAAGAAGCAGGAGAAGGCCGAGGAAAAGGCCGAGCAGACCCCGGCGAAGAAGCCGGAGAAGAAACCTGCGGAGAAGGCCGGGGGGCCGGCCGCGGAGAAGACACAGGCCGAGGACACCGGCGCGCAGCAGCCCGCCGTCCAGGCCGTGGCCGCACCTGCGGCGCCCGACGCACCCGCCGTGCCGGCCGCGCCCGAAGCAGCGGCCCAGACGCCGGCGCAGGCCGCCGCGCCCGAGACCCTCGAAGCCGACGAGGACACCGGGTCCGACCGGATCCTGATGGGGCCCGAGGTCACGGTCCAGGGCATCCCGGCGGCCGGGTTCAAGGCCGACGGCAGCTGGACCCCGCTCACCGTGACCGTCGACAACTCCGGCCACGTCACCGTCGACGAGTACACCCCGATGCTGGGCGTCTCGCAGGCCGCCGGACAGTTCACGCCGGCCCACATCAACGTCGAGTACAGCACCGCGGGCGGGCCGTGGACGGCCGCCGCACCGGTCCAGAGCGCGGCCCCGACGCTGGGCTACGCCCTCGGCAGCGCCGCCGCGATCCCCGCAGGCCAGATCCGGACCATCGACGTCCGGATCAGCTTCGCCGCGGACACCCCCGTCGTCCCGTTCGACCTGACGGCGGACGGCAGGGGCCGGGTCGGGACCTCCACCGGCAGCTCCCCCACGTCCTCGTACGCGACCAGGATCACGGGCGCGCCCGGCGGTGACGAGGACCCCGTACGGGTCGAAGGTCCGGCCCTGACGGTGAACGGGCTCCCGGAATCGGTGCGGGCGGGCGGTGACTGGACGGAGCTCTCCGTCCGGGTGGACAACGCGGGCAAGGCCGAGCTGGCCGCCTTCGACCTGGGACTGGTCCTGGCCCGGCCCGACTTCGTCTCGATGCAGGTCTCGCAGATCACGGTCGAGGTCCTGCGACCGGCCACGGCCGGACTGCCGGCGGCCTGGCAGTCCGTCGAGATCACCTCGGACGAGGACGGCTACTTCTTCGCGGGCGGCCTCGTGCGCGGGCCGATCGGCGCGGGCGCGGCCTTCGACGTCCCGGTCCGCGTCCGCTTCGCCGCCGACGCCCCGACCGGCTCGGTCTCCTTCTTCGCCTGGGGCACCTCCCAGGTCGACGCGGAAACACCCCCGCCCTGGGCCGGCTCCCGCTCACCCCGCCGCCTGACCACCCTCCTGGAACCGGCCCCGGCCCCTGGTGGCGAAACCCCGGGCGGGGGCACCCCGGGCGGGGGCACCCCGGGCGGTGAGACCCCGGGAGGCGGCACACCCGGAGGGGGCACCCCCGGCGGTGAGACCCCCGGAGGCGGCACTCCCGGCGGAGGCACACCCGGCGGGGAGACCCCCGGCGGCGGCACTCCCGGCGGGGAGACACCCGGAGGCGGCACACCCGGCGGAGGCGCCCCTGGGGGCGAGACACCCGGCGGCGGCACACCGGGCGGGGGCGCTCCCGGCGGAGGCACGCCCGGCGGGGAGACACCCGGAGGCGGCACACCCGGCGGTGAAACCCCCGGGGGCAGTACGCCGGGCGGCGGCGCGCCCGGAGGCGGCACACCGGGCGGCGGCGCGCCCGGAGGCGAGGCTCCGGGCGGTAGCCCCGGCGGAGGCGCGGGCGGCGAGACGCCCGGCAGCGCAACCCCCGGCGGCACCCCGGGCGGTGCGCCCGGAGGCAACGGGCCGGTGCAGAACGGCAGCACGGGTACCACCCCGATCAGCACCGTCCCCAACAGCGGGAGCGGCACCGGCGGCACCGGCGGCACCGGCGGGAGCGGCGCCGGCGGCACCGCCCCGCTCGCCACCACCGGCGCCGACCCGGCCACCAGCTGGGTCCTCGGCGGCGCAGGCGTGACCCTCGCCATGGGCGCGGCCCTGGTCGCGGGCACCGGTCGCCGCCGCCGCACCAACTGACGCCCCACCCGGTCACCCGTACGGCCCGATTCGGGCCGTACGGGCCGGGTAGGGGACGGCCCGTCCTTCCCCCCCCACCCACCATCGGAGGCCTCCGTGCCCGACATGAACGGCCCCTACAAGCCCGGCACTCCCTGCTGGATCGACCTGATGGTCCCCGACCAGCAGGCCGCCCTCGACTTCTACTGCGACCTGTTCGGCTGGCAGGGCGAGGTCGGCCCGGCCGAACAGGGCGGCTACTCCGTCTGCACCCTCAAGGGCCGGCCGGTCGCCGGGATCATGAAGGCGAGCAACCCGGACGGCACCGTCCCGGACCCGATGCCGCCGACCGTGTGGACCACGTACCTGTCCACCGACGCCATCGACCCCACGCTCAAGGCCGTCACCGACGCGCACGGCACGGTCATGATGGGCCCGATGGACGTCATGGACCTCGGCCGGATGGCCGTCGTCGCCGACCCGACCGGTGCCGTGTTCGGCCTCTGGCAGCCGGGCTCCTTCGACGGCGCCGGCATCGTCAACGAGCACGGCGCCCTCATCTGGAACGAGCTCAGCACCAGCGACGTCCCGGCCGCCGCCGCGTTCTACTCCGCCATCCTGCCGATCACCACGGCCGCCTCCCACATGCCCGGCGCCGAGGGGTACACGGAGTTCAAGGCCTCCGGCCGCGTGGTGGGCGGGATGATGAACCTGGACAAGGCTCCCCCCGGCACTCCCCCGAACTGGCTGCCGTACTTCCATGTCGACAGCGTCGACGACATCCAGGCCGCCGCCGTACGGGCCGGGGCCACCGTCCTCGCCCCCGCCTTCGACATGGTGGCGGGCCGCATGGCCGTCCTGACCGACCCGCAGGGCGGCCCCTTCGCGGTGATCACCTCGACGGTCACGGAACAGCCCGCCTGATGTGACCGGGCGCACAGGGAATGTTCGCCCTGTGCGCCCCCTCCTTCCCGGTGACGGTTCGTCCATCACCGAAGGGGACTCACTCACATGAGGAACAAGCACGCGGGGACGGCCGTGGCCGGCCTACTGGCGGCCGACGGACTGGTCCACCTCTACTGGGCCACCGGCGCGACCTGGCCCGCGCCCGACGAACGCAGCCTGTCCCTGGCCGTCCTCGGCCTGGACACCTCCTTCGGCCCGGCCGCGGTGCTTCCCCTGGCCGCCGTGCTGCTGACGGGAGCCTCCGCCGTACTCGCCCACACCCGGGGCCGCGGCGGCCGGGTGACCCGCGCCGTCACGGGGGCGGTCGCGGCCGGCCTGGCCGTACGGGGCCTCGCGGGCCTGGGCTGGGCGGCCGGGCTCCTCGACAGCCCGCCGGACAGCGCCTTCCACGTACTCAACCTGGTGCTCTACACCCCGGTCTGCCTCGCGGCGGCGTGGGCGGCCGCCCACGCCGCCGCGCACCGGAACTCGGACCAGACGACCTTCCCGGGAGTCCGGGCCAGCACCCCCCAGTCGTCGCAGAGCGCGGCCACGAGGGTGAGTCCCTGACCGTGCGGCTGCCCGGTGATCCGGGACAACCCCGGCCCGCCGTCGTGCACCTCGATGCGGACGGTCGCGTCCTCGAAGCCGTACATCCGCAGCAGGTACCCGCGGCCGGGCGGGACGCCGTACCGCAGGGCGTTGGTCGCCAGTTCGCTCACGCAGAGCAACATGTCGTCGCGGCGGTCGGTCACGCCCCACGCGTGCAAGGTGTCACGTGTGAACTGGCGCGCAGCTGCGACGGTTCGGGGCGAGCGCAGGTAGAGACGCTCGCGCACGAGCGCCGCCTCAATAGTTGGATTCACGGGACGATGGTCGCTTTGCGTGACTAGCGTGTGGCTGAGCGCCGACCCGTACTCATTGATGAGTACGGGTCCGCACGGGGTATTCCGCCTGCGCGGGTGGGGAGTTCGCAGTCATGCCACCGAGGAAACGAGTACGGCCGAACGCGACGACCATGAAGATGGTCGGCACGATGGTGGCCGCCGCCCGCATCGCCAAGAACCTGACCCAGAAGCAACTCGGCGAGCTGGTACGGCTGGACGCGGAGACCATCGCCTCCATCGAGCAGGGCCGCCGCGCCCTGATGCCGAATGTCGCGGAGCTGATGGACTTGCATCTGGGCCTACCGGGGCTGCTGACCGTGGCGGCGCTGGAACTCCCCGACATCGACACGACACCCCCATGGGCCGAGGAATACCTGGCCCTTGAGCTCAACGCCATCACCCTGTCCTGGTACGAAGGACAGCGCGTACCGGGGCTACTCCAGACGGAGAACTACGCCCGGGCCCTCTTCAAGTGCCGCG is a window encoding:
- a CDS encoding DUF3995 domain-containing protein; protein product: MRNKHAGTAVAGLLAADGLVHLYWATGATWPAPDERSLSLAVLGLDTSFGPAAVLPLAAVLLTGASAVLAHTRGRGGRVTRAVTGAVAAGLAVRGLAGLGWAAGLLDSPPDSAFHVLNLVLYTPVCLAAAWAAAHAAAHRNSDQTTFPGVRASTPQSSQSAATRVSP
- a CDS encoding DUF2637 domain-containing protein, whose translation is MQLTRTHRILIGVVVAGAVVIAGIGFAGSYSAVRALALQKGFGSFSLVFPIGIDAGICVLLALDLLLTWLRIPFPLLRQTAWLLTAATIAFNGAASWPDPLGVGMHAVIPMLFVVTVEAARHAVGRIADITADRHMEGVRITRWLLSPVPTFKLWRRMKLWELRSYEQAVGMEQDRLIYQARLQARYGRAWRRKAPVEALMPLKLAKIGVPLAETTAEALAATGIEPAVLPPVEQRAQQQVEQQVQQAPALAAAPGFAQQAAQDQGQQAQAQAQAPGQQPQPQNPAAAPGAVQHAPPAFAVDPTAMPAAHNSAWFAAPLAPQAAYEGGYNPQYVEGLEPTPVLPPMGPDEEQPAQQELPIPAPRQEEAPVQGPETPDEAEFAEAAYKVFCALVDEKQDYPSAEALDIHLSDGYGVTHPRSGSLLRRMIPAFKQRHHKDREAEHIA
- a CDS encoding DUF3558 family protein yields the protein MHRSASRLTRVLACAAVPVILTVAGCSSDSGKDTGSKGEKTSGSSSSAKPNPKSSKTLEKATFAALPDPCKALQAPTIETLVPEVKDKNGQAPKSNDVATRTSCAWNGLDADGLKGSQFRWLSLSFFRYDSDAALGSANKRAEEQYNKEIETAKSEEGAQAPKAEAVAGIGDQATSVIYTVKKDVDSFNTSIVARAQNVVVRLDYNGAAYEGAGAPDHAKLLQDAITAAKEAVTSVDAANKAPAEQPQSPQPQ
- the lysS gene encoding lysine--tRNA ligase, whose protein sequence is MAQSSTETDWVSRFADEVIAEAERRAPGKPVVVASGLSPSGPIHLGNLREVMTPHLVADEIRRRGIEVRHLISWDDYDRYRKVPAGVPGIDESWAQHIGKPLTSVPAPAGSAYPNWAEHFKAVFVEAMAEMGVDYDPISQTEQYTSGVYREQVLFAMKHRGDIDAVLDQYRTKQKPGGKKPQQKQVDEAELEAAEGSGAAAEDDGSSGEGGYFPYKPYCGQCGKDFTKVTSYDDETTEMTYVCTEDEFTETVKLSEFNRGKLVWKVDWPMRWAFEGVIFEPSGVDHSSPGSSFQVGGQIVHIFGGEQPIGPMYAFVGISGMAKMSSSKGGVPTPADALKIMEPQLLRWLYARRRPNQSFKIAFDQEIQRLYDEWDKLEAKVADGSVLPADAAAHTRAVRTAAAELPRTPRPLPYRTLASVADITAGHDEQTLRILTDLDPTQPLTSLDEVRPRLDRAENWITTQVPADQRTLVREEADTELLSSLDDEGRESLRLLLDGLDSHWSLDGLTTLVYGVPKVMAGLEPDAKPTPELKVAQRTFFALLYRLLVTRETGPRLPTLLLAVGADRVRKLLAV
- the argS gene encoding arginine--tRNA ligase — its product is MASVPSLASSVNQRVADALASALPEAGGADPLLRRSDRADFQANGILALAKKAKANPRELAATVVEGIPTGDLIQEIEVSGPGFLNITITDRAIIETLAARAGDDRLGVPLAANPGTTVIDYAQPNVAKEMHVGHLRSAVIGAAMVEILEFTGEKVVRRHHIGDWGTQFGMLIQYLLEHPHELDHKSDEEVSGEEAMSNLNRLYKASRALFDSDEEFKTRARARVVDLQAGDPETLSLWQRFVDESKIYFYSVFNKLDMDIQDPDVVGESGYNDMLVETCKLLEESGVAVRSNGALCVFFDDVKGPDGNPTPLIVQKSDGGFGYAATDLSAIRDRVGNLNASTLLYVVDARQSLHFKMVFETARRAGWLNDEVKAVQLAFGTVLGKDGKPFKTREGETVRLVDLLDEAVDRAASVVREKAQDLTESEIAERAAQVGIGAVKYADLSTSAARDYKFDLDQMVSLTGDTSVYLQYAYARIQSILRKAGDARPAAHPELALTPAERALGLHLDHFGELIAEAAAEYAPHKVAAYLYQLASLYTTFYAECPVLKADTPEQVENRLFLCDLTARTLTKGMALLGIRTPEKL
- a CDS encoding VOC family protein — encoded protein: MNGPYKPGTPCWIDLMVPDQQAALDFYCDLFGWQGEVGPAEQGGYSVCTLKGRPVAGIMKASNPDGTVPDPMPPTVWTTYLSTDAIDPTLKAVTDAHGTVMMGPMDVMDLGRMAVVADPTGAVFGLWQPGSFDGAGIVNEHGALIWNELSTSDVPAAAAFYSAILPITTAASHMPGAEGYTEFKASGRVVGGMMNLDKAPPGTPPNWLPYFHVDSVDDIQAAAVRAGATVLAPAFDMVAGRMAVLTDPQGGPFAVITSTVTEQPA